The Fusobacterium periodonticum 1_1_41FAA genome includes a window with the following:
- a CDS encoding toxin-antitoxin system YwqK family antitoxin has product MRKKFRFCILFALIFLFNTLIANAEREIKYVDSEIRNGIIYSKNEKIPYNGLIKDYYKNGNVKIEWTIVNGAQNGVAKSYYEDGTLKSDSIFKNNKKTGIEKMYSFDGKLVAEVPYKDEIRDGIEKQYSKNGKIIIEISFKNGIEDGAFKQYYENGVLEIETFYKNGKLEGIWKDYSKDGKIENETSFKNGIENGTKKTFYKNGNLKYRVEIKNGIKEGAFKQYYENGVLEIEAFYKNDKLEGVKRDYYKSGKIENEISFKNGIKDGVFKQYYENGVLEIEAFYKNGKLEGLRRDYYKSGKLEVEGLQKNGKPDGWTYVYNEDGSLKREIFFVEGKVYEKDNDKRNKEN; this is encoded by the coding sequence ATGAGAAAAAAATTTAGATTTTGTATTTTATTTGCTTTAATATTTTTGTTTAATACTTTAATAGCAAATGCAGAGAGAGAAATTAAATATGTTGATTCTGAGATAAGAAATGGAATAATATATTCTAAAAATGAAAAAATACCATATAATGGTTTGATAAAAGATTATTACAAAAATGGAAATGTGAAAATAGAATGGACTATTGTAAATGGAGCTCAAAATGGAGTAGCTAAATCATATTATGAAGATGGAACTTTAAAATCAGATTCAATTTTTAAAAATAATAAAAAGACTGGTATAGAGAAGATGTATTCTTTTGATGGAAAGCTAGTGGCAGAGGTTCCATATAAAGATGAAATAAGAGATGGAATAGAAAAACAATATTCTAAGAATGGGAAAATAATTATTGAAATTAGTTTTAAAAATGGAATAGAAGATGGAGCTTTTAAGCAATATTATGAAAATGGAGTACTAGAGATAGAAACCTTCTATAAAAATGGTAAGTTAGAAGGGATTTGGAAAGATTATTCTAAAGATGGAAAAATAGAGAATGAAACTTCATTTAAGAATGGAATAGAAAATGGTACTAAAAAAACCTTTTATAAAAATGGTAATTTAAAATATCGTGTGGAAATAAAAAATGGAATAAAAGAAGGGGCTTTTAAACAATATTATGAAAATGGAGTATTAGAAATAGAGGCTTTTTATAAAAATGATAAGTTGGAAGGAGTTAAGAGAGATTACTATAAAAGTGGAAAAATAGAGAATGAAATTTCATTTAAGAATGGGATAAAAGATGGAGTTTTTAAGCAATATTATGAAAATGGAGTACTAGAAATAGAAGCTTTTTATAAAAATGGTAAGCTAGAAGGGCTTAGAAGAGATTACTATAAAAGTGGAAAACTTGAAGTAGAGGGACTTCAGAAAAATGGAAAACCAGATGGTTGGACTTATGTTTATAATGAAGATGGAAGTTTAAAAAGAGAAATATTTTTCGTTGAAGGAAAGGTTTATGAAAAAGATAATGATAAAAGAAATAAGGAGAATTAA
- the msrAB gene encoding bifunctional peptide-methionine (S)-S-oxide reductase MsrA/peptide-methionine (R)-S-oxide reductase MsrB, with protein sequence MKKFILPLIFIFLIGTFVFAKMLSRNVSKETEAEKDLLESIQLVDMNGNDYTFSRGKNIYIKFWASWCPTCLAGLEELDRLAGENNSNFEVITVVFPGINGEKNPAKFKEWYDSLGYKNIKVLYDTDGKLLQIFKIRALPTSAIIYKDLKIDNVIVGHISNGQIKDYYEGKGENEVMEESKNTTVNNVNKENIKEIYLAGGCFWGVEEYFARIDGVIDSVSGYANGSFDNPTYENVCNNSGHAETVHITYDSSKVSLDTLLKYYFRIIDPTSVNKQGNDRGIQYRTGIYYQNDEDKQIAINAIKEEQKKYSRPIVIEVEKLKRFDKAEEEHQDYLKKNPNGYCHINLNKANEAIIDEKKYQKPSDEVLKEKLTDLEYQVTQNAATERAFTHEYDKNQEDGIYVDITTGEPLFSSKDKYDAGCGWPSFTKPIATEVVNYKQDNSHGMSRVEVRSRAGKAHLGHVFEDGPRAEGGLRYCINGASLRFIPYDKMDEEGYGEFKKYVK encoded by the coding sequence ATGAAAAAATTTATTTTACCTTTAATTTTTATATTTTTAATTGGAACATTTGTTTTTGCTAAAATGCTTAGTCGTAATGTAAGTAAGGAAACAGAGGCTGAGAAAGACTTGTTAGAAAGTATACAATTAGTAGATATGAATGGAAATGACTATACATTTTCAAGAGGAAAAAATATCTATATTAAATTTTGGGCTTCATGGTGTCCAACTTGTTTAGCAGGTCTAGAAGAATTAGACAGGTTAGCAGGTGAAAATAATAGTAATTTTGAAGTAATAACTGTTGTTTTTCCAGGAATAAATGGAGAAAAAAATCCTGCTAAATTCAAAGAATGGTATGATAGTTTAGGTTATAAAAACATAAAAGTACTATATGACACAGATGGAAAGTTATTACAAATATTTAAAATAAGAGCATTACCAACATCAGCAATTATATATAAAGATTTAAAAATAGATAATGTAATTGTTGGTCATATAAGTAATGGACAAATCAAGGACTATTACGAAGGGAAAGGAGAAAATGAAGTTATGGAAGAAAGCAAAAATACTACTGTAAATAATGTTAATAAAGAAAATATAAAAGAAATATATTTAGCTGGTGGTTGCTTCTGGGGAGTGGAAGAATATTTTGCTAGAATAGATGGAGTTATAGACTCAGTTTCTGGTTATGCAAATGGTTCTTTTGACAACCCAACATATGAAAATGTTTGCAATAACTCAGGACATGCTGAGACAGTACATATAACTTATGATTCTTCAAAAGTATCTTTAGACACCCTATTAAAATATTATTTTAGAATAATTGATCCAACTTCTGTAAATAAGCAAGGAAATGATAGAGGAATTCAATACAGAACAGGTATCTATTATCAAAATGATGAAGATAAACAAATCGCTATAAATGCTATAAAAGAAGAACAAAAGAAATATTCTAGACCTATTGTAATTGAAGTTGAAAAGTTAAAAAGATTCGATAAGGCTGAAGAGGAACATCAAGATTACTTAAAGAAAAATCCTAATGGGTATTGCCATATTAATTTAAATAAGGCAAATGAGGCAATAATAGATGAAAAAAAGTATCAAAAGCCAAGTGATGAAGTTTTAAAAGAGAAATTGACTGATTTAGAATATCAAGTTACACAAAATGCAGCAACAGAAAGAGCTTTTACTCATGAATACGATAAGAATCAAGAAGATGGTATCTATGTGGATATAACAACAGGAGAGCCATTATTTAGTTCAAAGGATAAATATGATGCAGGTTGTGGTTGGCCAAGTTTCACTAAACCTATTGCAACAGAAGTAGTAAATTACAAACAAGATAATTCTCATGGTATGAGTAGAGTTGAAGTAAGAAGTAGAGCTGGAAAAGCACATTTAGGACATGTTTTTGAAGATGGTCCAAGAGCTGAAGGCGGACTTAGATACTGTATTAATGGAGCTTCATTGAGATTCATTCCTTATGATAAAATGGATGAAGAAGGCTATGGAGAATTTAAAAAATATGTAAAATAA
- a CDS encoding cytochrome c biogenesis CcdA family protein translates to MPSRGRFRFTQEVAYSTAYLAGIASFFSPCIFPIIPVYISILSNGEKKSVSKTLAFVLGLSVTYIVLGFGAGFIGELFLNSKVRVIGGILVVILGLFQMDVLKLKFLEKTKVMNYEGEEQSLFSTFLLGLTFSLGWTPCVGPILASILILAGSSGDTGNSVMLMVLYLLGMATPFVIFSLASKTLFKKMSFIKKHLPLIKKIGGFLIIVMGFLLIFDKLNIFLTV, encoded by the coding sequence ATGCCCAGTCGTGGGAGGTTCAGGTTTACACAAGAAGTTGCATATAGCACAGCGTATTTAGCAGGGATTGCTTCTTTTTTTTCACCATGTATATTTCCAATTATTCCAGTATACATTTCAATTCTAAGTAATGGTGAGAAGAAGTCAGTAAGTAAGACTCTAGCATTTGTTTTAGGACTTTCAGTTACCTATATAGTTTTAGGTTTTGGAGCAGGGTTCATTGGAGAGTTATTTCTTAATAGTAAGGTAAGAGTTATTGGAGGGATTTTAGTTGTAATTTTAGGACTTTTCCAAATGGATGTTTTAAAATTAAAATTTTTGGAAAAAACTAAAGTTATGAATTATGAAGGAGAAGAACAAAGCTTATTCTCAACTTTCCTTTTAGGTTTAACTTTTAGTCTTGGTTGGACTCCTTGTGTTGGACCAATATTAGCTTCGATATTAATCTTAGCAGGTTCATCAGGAGATACAGGAAATAGTGTAATGTTAATGGTTCTATATCTTTTAGGAATGGCAACACCATTTGTAATATTCTCATTAGCTTCAAAAACACTATTTAAGAAAATGTCTTTTATTAAAAAACATTTACCTCTTATTAAAAAAATAGGTGGTTTCTTAATTATAGTAATGGGATTTCTTTTAATTTTTGACAAACTTAATATATTTTTAACTGTTTAA